In Hoeflea ulvae, one genomic interval encodes:
- a CDS encoding alpha/beta fold hydrolase translates to MASLVEKVTRAVLRQVAAQSPEKAGELAFWLFCRTPPAKPQSDKERRAIASAGPRMAQAELVRLVIPGSVVATHVFRPAAGQEDGRRVLLVHGYRSRSDHMVALAEALVAQGRTVVCLDLPGHGASTGRKLHLGKAVEAIDAAWRQHGPFEAFVGHSFGGPSVMAAAAGAILHVPQRTPERIVTIAAPSNMADVFEWAGSYMGLGAAAQSAFERQVLRATGRPLSEFRVDRMLNDLRIPTLVIHAEDDKEVRFANAEAIAATGPHVRLMKANGFGHRRIVSAAPVTQAVAGFVGGVGNGDVVDLPLSSLAKINKLATSDSGAFRRLA, encoded by the coding sequence ATGGCATCTCTTGTTGAAAAGGTCACCCGTGCCGTGCTTCGGCAGGTCGCGGCTCAATCACCTGAAAAGGCTGGCGAACTGGCGTTCTGGCTGTTCTGCCGGACGCCGCCTGCGAAGCCGCAAAGCGACAAGGAGCGGCGCGCCATCGCCAGCGCCGGGCCGCGCATGGCGCAGGCGGAACTGGTGCGTCTGGTGATTCCCGGCAGTGTTGTCGCCACCCATGTGTTCCGTCCGGCGGCGGGCCAGGAAGACGGCCGGCGTGTGCTGCTGGTCCACGGATACCGCTCGCGCAGCGACCACATGGTGGCGCTGGCCGAAGCGCTGGTGGCGCAGGGCAGGACGGTCGTCTGTCTCGATCTGCCCGGTCACGGCGCCTCGACCGGGCGCAAGCTGCATCTGGGCAAGGCGGTGGAGGCGATCGACGCCGCCTGGCGGCAGCACGGGCCGTTCGAGGCCTTTGTCGGTCATTCCTTTGGCGGCCCCTCGGTAATGGCCGCCGCCGCAGGCGCGATCCTGCATGTGCCGCAGCGGACACCCGAGCGCATCGTCACCATCGCCGCCCCCTCGAACATGGCCGACGTGTTCGAATGGGCCGGCAGCTATATGGGGCTTGGAGCAGCGGCGCAGAGCGCGTTCGAACGGCAGGTGTTGCGCGCGACCGGGCGGCCGCTGTCGGAATTCCGGGTTGACCGGATGCTCAATGACCTGCGGATCCCGACGCTGGTCATCCATGCCGAGGACGACAAGGAGGTCAGGTTCGCCAATGCCGAGGCGATCGCCGCCACCGGCCCGCATGTCCGGCTGATGAAGGCCAACGGGTTCGGCCATCGCCGCATCGTCTCGGCCGCTCCGGTCACCCAGGCCGTTGCCGGCTTCGTCGGCGGCGTCGGGAATGGCGATGTGGTGGATTTGCCGCTTTCCAGCCTGGCCAAAATCAATAAACTTGCCACCAGTGACAGCGGGGCATTCAGGAGGCTTGCATGA
- a CDS encoding TauD/TfdA family dioxygenase: MMMTDLSVRADTLAVTWTDGTSTNYPTIWLRDNCPSGLHPQTHERILDLLTLDDAPELDTARLDGDIAELTYADGHVSRMPVSLLNAHRPGQPEADPGTLAARLWHSDLGATGIPRHKAAQIGVDDAALNSWMHDTASLGLTIVQHLDDRVGAGVDIAERIGFLRQTNFGTTFEVVNKPDPNNLAYTSVALPLHTDLPNQEVPPGYQFLHCLANEATGGGSIFADGFAMAEDLRNENPDAFRLLCEVPIPFRFHDGEADIRVHEPVITLDAAGAVIEIRYNAHLAAIFDMNPEIMPSYYRAYRAYMAKTRDPKYRLTLKLKGGEMVVFDNRRVLHGRDAFDPSTGYRHLHGCYVDRGEFSSRLRQLARRTTAAKNAA; the protein is encoded by the coding sequence ATGATGATGACAGACCTTTCGGTCCGTGCCGACACGCTTGCCGTGACCTGGACGGACGGCACCTCGACTAACTACCCGACCATCTGGCTGCGCGACAATTGCCCGTCCGGGCTGCACCCGCAAACCCATGAACGGATTCTTGATCTGCTCACTCTCGATGATGCACCGGAGCTGGACACGGCGCGCCTTGACGGTGACATTGCCGAACTGACCTATGCAGACGGACATGTCAGCCGCATGCCCGTGTCACTTCTCAACGCCCACCGCCCCGGCCAGCCTGAAGCTGATCCGGGCACGCTTGCCGCTCGGCTTTGGCACAGTGATCTCGGCGCAACCGGCATCCCGCGGCACAAGGCAGCCCAGATCGGAGTGGATGACGCCGCACTCAATTCCTGGATGCACGACACCGCCAGTCTCGGCCTCACCATTGTCCAGCATCTCGATGACCGGGTTGGCGCAGGCGTTGATATCGCCGAGCGGATCGGCTTTTTGCGTCAGACCAATTTCGGCACCACGTTTGAGGTGGTCAACAAGCCCGACCCGAACAATCTGGCCTACACCTCGGTCGCCCTGCCGCTGCATACGGACCTGCCAAACCAGGAAGTGCCACCCGGCTATCAGTTCCTGCATTGCCTCGCCAATGAGGCGACCGGCGGCGGATCGATATTTGCCGATGGCTTTGCCATGGCCGAGGATCTTCGCAATGAAAACCCCGATGCCTTCCGCCTGCTCTGCGAGGTGCCGATCCCGTTCCGCTTTCATGATGGCGAGGCCGATATCAGGGTGCATGAGCCGGTGATCACACTGGATGCAGCAGGCGCGGTGATCGAGATCCGCTACAACGCCCATCTGGCCGCGATTTTCGACATGAACCCCGAGATCATGCCGAGCTATTACCGCGCCTACCGCGCCTATATGGCCAAGACCCGGGATCCGAAATACCGGCTGACGCTGAAGCTGAAAGGCGGCGAGATGGTGGTGTTTGACAACCGCCGGGTGCTGCACGGACGCGATGCCTTCGATCCGTCGACCGGATACCGGCACCTGCACGGCTGCTATGTCGACCGCGGCGAATTCTCCTCGCGCCTGCGCCAGCTCGCGCGCCGGACCACCGCCGCAAAAAACGCAGCGTAA
- the moaA gene encoding GTP 3',8-cyclase MoaA — protein MEDAAAPIMIDPFGRAVSYLRVSVTDRCDFRCTYCMAENMTFLPKKDLLTLEELDRLCTVFVEKGVRRIRLTGGEPLVRKNIMQFVRQVGRHIDAGRMDELTLTTNGSQLAKHSAELFDCGVRRINVSMDTLDPDKFRKITRWGNLDKVLEGIRAAQAAGLKIKINAVALKNFNDTEIPEMLRWAHGQGMDMTVIETMPMGEIDEDRTDQYMPLSLLRSNLERQMTLEDIPYQTGGPARYVRVKETGGRLGFITPMTHNFCESCNRVRLTCTGTLYMCLGQNDAADLRAPLRASEGNELLSQAIDEAITRKPKGHDFIIDRTTRQPAVSRHMSVTGG, from the coding sequence ATGGAAGACGCCGCAGCACCGATCATGATCGACCCGTTTGGCCGGGCTGTATCCTATCTCAGGGTGTCGGTGACGGACCGCTGCGATTTCCGCTGCACCTATTGCATGGCGGAAAACATGACCTTCCTGCCCAAGAAGGATCTCCTGACCCTTGAGGAACTCGACCGCCTGTGCACCGTCTTTGTCGAAAAGGGCGTGCGCCGGATCCGGCTCACCGGCGGTGAACCGCTGGTGCGCAAAAACATCATGCAATTTGTCCGCCAGGTCGGACGCCATATCGACGCCGGCCGCATGGACGAGCTGACGCTGACCACCAATGGCTCGCAGCTGGCAAAACACTCCGCCGAGCTGTTTGACTGCGGCGTGCGCCGCATCAATGTGTCGATGGACACGCTCGATCCGGACAAGTTCCGCAAGATTACCCGCTGGGGCAATCTCGACAAGGTGCTCGAGGGCATCCGTGCCGCGCAGGCGGCGGGACTGAAGATAAAGATCAATGCCGTGGCGCTGAAGAATTTCAACGACACCGAGATTCCGGAGATGCTGCGCTGGGCCCATGGCCAGGGCATGGACATGACCGTGATCGAGACCATGCCGATGGGCGAGATCGACGAGGACCGCACCGATCAATACATGCCGCTGTCGCTGCTGCGCAGCAATCTCGAGCGGCAGATGACGCTTGAGGACATTCCCTACCAGACCGGCGGCCCCGCCCGTTATGTGCGTGTCAAGGAAACCGGCGGCCGGCTCGGCTTCATCACCCCGATGACTCATAATTTCTGCGAAAGCTGCAACCGCGTCCGCCTCACCTGCACCGGCACGCTCTATATGTGCCTGGGCCAGAACGACGCCGCCGATCTGCGGGCGCCGCTGCGCGCCTCAGAGGGCAACGAGCTGCTGTCGCAGGCGATTGACGAAGCCATCACCCGCAAGCCCAAGGGACATGATTTCATCATCGACCGGACCACCCGGCAACCGGCCGTCTCCCGCCATATGAGCGTGACCGGCGGCTGA
- a CDS encoding MarR family winged helix-turn-helix transcriptional regulator has product MNKNQVLPWDNPRFRNWIAVARACQVMGLTLTRALQPLDIKPPHLDILVNLFRTPGISQQDLADKLLVGRSNLSMLLPQLEKRGLLVRSIDPQDRRILRLELTADGTRLTEQAITIQSALIDRTMKSSTAEECNLVGDVMMRMISELTQSEDVEPADTADQDRKTA; this is encoded by the coding sequence ATGAACAAAAATCAAGTCCTGCCGTGGGACAACCCGCGCTTTCGCAACTGGATCGCCGTCGCCCGCGCCTGCCAGGTGATGGGCCTGACGCTGACGCGCGCCCTGCAACCGCTCGACATCAAGCCGCCGCATCTCGACATTCTCGTCAACCTGTTCCGCACGCCGGGCATTTCCCAGCAGGACCTGGCCGACAAGCTGCTGGTCGGCCGCTCCAACCTGTCAATGCTCTTGCCGCAGCTCGAAAAGCGCGGCCTGCTGGTCCGCAGCATCGATCCCCAGGACCGTCGCATCCTGCGGCTGGAACTGACCGCGGACGGCACCCGGCTCACCGAGCAGGCCATCACCATCCAGTCGGCCCTGATTGACCGCACCATGAAATCCTCGACCGCCGAAGAGTGCAATCTCGTCGGCGATGTGATGATGCGCATGATCAGCGAATTGACCCAGAGCGAGGACGTGGAGCCGGCTGACACTGCCGACCAGGATCGGAAGACTGCCTAG
- a CDS encoding ABC transporter permease: protein MEPTASLGGQLYALVSLLDPFCGPVGFLNLLAENSLLSCGDTGWGDEVARGFFVTITLAACTLPIGLTIGLFLALAQQTEVRSLRISANIYTTIFRGLPELLTIFMIYFGLQIAVREAALALGFERGFDINSFVAGTVALSLVFSAYACEVLSSAFKAIPKGQYEAGYALGLRPGKTMRLIILPQLVRIALPGLGNLWMILIKDTALISVIGLGDTLRQTGIAAKVTKEAFFFYGTACLLFLVLAMASSIVFSKIETRVRRSGVNR from the coding sequence ATGGAACCAACGGCATCGCTGGGAGGACAGCTTTACGCACTCGTGTCCCTGCTTGATCCGTTTTGCGGGCCGGTGGGTTTTCTCAACCTGCTTGCCGAAAACTCGCTGCTGTCCTGCGGCGACACCGGCTGGGGCGACGAGGTGGCCCGCGGTTTCTTCGTCACCATCACGCTTGCCGCCTGCACGCTGCCGATCGGGCTGACCATCGGGTTGTTTCTGGCCCTGGCGCAGCAGACCGAGGTCCGCTCGCTCAGGATCTCGGCCAATATCTACACCACCATCTTCCGCGGTCTGCCCGAACTCCTGACCATCTTCATGATCTATTTCGGCCTGCAGATTGCCGTGCGGGAAGCGGCCCTGGCGCTGGGGTTCGAGCGCGGCTTCGACATCAATTCCTTCGTCGCTGGCACCGTGGCGCTGTCGCTGGTGTTCTCCGCCTATGCCTGCGAGGTGCTGTCATCGGCGTTCAAGGCAATCCCCAAGGGCCAGTACGAGGCGGGCTATGCGCTGGGCCTGCGCCCGGGCAAGACCATGCGGCTGATCATCCTGCCGCAACTGGTGCGCATCGCCCTGCCCGGCCTGGGCAATCTGTGGATGATTCTGATCAAGGACACCGCGCTGATCTCGGTGATCGGGCTTGGCGACACGCTGCGCCAGACCGGCATCGCCGCCAAGGTCACCAAGGAGGCCTTCTTCTTCTACGGCACCGCCTGCCTGCTGTTTCTTGTGCTGGCCATGGCCTCCTCGATCGTGTTCTCGAAGATCGAGACCCGGGTGCGCCGGTCGGGAGTGAACCGATGA
- a CDS encoding pyridoxamine 5'-phosphate oxidase family protein → MTIITSVAELDAIYGECAEASVIKVSDRLTRGYRQLVESSPLVALATCGPEGLDCSPRGDPGQVMTIRDDKTLILPDRRGNNRIDSLRNIVRDGRVALLFLIPGSNSTLRVNGRAEISVDAELLASLANEGRLPRSAIVITIEEVYFQCARALMRAKIWEAETWPDAEALPTPGRLMQELKPGFDSRLYDREWPERAKTSMW, encoded by the coding sequence ATGACCATCATAACCTCGGTCGCCGAACTCGACGCGATCTACGGCGAATGCGCGGAGGCTTCGGTGATCAAGGTCAGTGACCGGCTGACAAGGGGCTACAGGCAACTGGTGGAGTCCTCGCCGCTGGTCGCGCTGGCCACCTGCGGGCCCGAGGGGCTCGACTGCTCGCCGCGCGGCGATCCGGGGCAGGTGATGACCATCCGCGATGACAAAACCCTGATCCTGCCTGACCGCCGCGGCAACAACCGGATCGATTCGCTGCGCAACATCGTCCGCGACGGCCGGGTGGCGCTGCTGTTCCTGATTCCGGGCTCCAACAGCACGCTCAGGGTCAATGGCCGGGCGGAAATCTCGGTCGATGCGGAGCTGCTGGCAAGCCTCGCCAATGAGGGCAGGCTGCCGCGCTCGGCGATCGTGATCACCATCGAGGAGGTCTATTTCCAATGCGCCAGAGCACTGATGCGCGCGAAGATCTGGGAGGCGGAGACCTGGCCCGATGCAGAGGCCTTGCCGACGCCGGGCCGCCTGATGCAGGAGCTCAAACCCGGTTTCGACAGCCGGCTTTATGATCGTGAATGGCCCGAACGGGCAAAGACCAGCATGTGGTGA
- a CDS encoding ABC transporter permease — translation MSAVKQLIEPQPAPPVPAFLWSRMRILGATLLGLWIVAGIALVAWLFDAWDIDKVTTYGPKFISGLGTTLTLVGISITLGAVLSVPIALGRMSSNRVLSAIAYGYVYFFRGTPLIAQLFLIYYGFGSFREQMEALGLWGFFRDAWNCALFAFTLNTAAYQAEILRGAIESVSRGQHEGAAALGLTRLQTFRLIILPQAMIVALRPYGNEIILMIKGSAIVAIVTVFDLMGETRRAYSRTFDFQTYIWAAVFYLVIVEALRNIWAKLEQRLTRHLKR, via the coding sequence ATGAGCGCGGTCAAGCAACTGATCGAGCCGCAGCCAGCGCCGCCCGTACCGGCATTCCTGTGGAGCCGCATGCGCATTCTCGGCGCAACCCTGCTCGGCCTGTGGATCGTCGCGGGCATCGCCCTGGTGGCCTGGCTGTTCGACGCCTGGGACATCGACAAGGTGACGACCTACGGTCCGAAATTCATCTCCGGCCTTGGCACCACGCTGACCCTGGTGGGGATCTCGATCACGCTGGGCGCGGTGCTGTCGGTGCCGATCGCGCTGGGCCGCATGTCCTCGAACCGGGTCCTTTCCGCGATCGCCTATGGCTATGTCTATTTCTTCCGCGGCACGCCGCTGATCGCGCAACTGTTCCTGATCTATTACGGCTTCGGCAGCTTCCGCGAACAGATGGAGGCGCTGGGACTGTGGGGCTTCTTCCGCGACGCCTGGAACTGCGCGCTGTTCGCCTTCACGCTCAACACCGCCGCCTATCAGGCCGAGATCCTGCGCGGCGCCATCGAGAGCGTCTCGCGCGGCCAGCATGAAGGTGCGGCCGCCCTCGGGCTGACGCGGTTGCAGACCTTCCGGCTGATCATCCTGCCGCAGGCGATGATCGTGGCGCTGCGCCCCTATGGCAACGAGATCATCCTGATGATCAAGGGATCGGCGATTGTCGCCATCGTCACCGTGTTTGACCTGATGGGCGAAACCCGGCGGGCCTATTCCCGCACCTTCGATTTCCAGACCTATATCTGGGCGGCAGTGTTCTATCTCGTCATTGTCGAGGCCCTGCGCAACATCTGGGCAAAGCTGGAACAGCGGCTGACCCGGCACCTCAAGCGATAA
- a CDS encoding DUF971 domain-containing protein — translation MGDHQTAWPTQLRVSADRKTLVVSFTDGRSYEIEAELLRVRSPSAEVQGHSPGQRVTVGGKREVCISKVLPVGNYAVRLAFDDGHDTGIFTWAFLSELGAEKDQRWGEYLAELEEKNMSRTQELMF, via the coding sequence ATGGGCGATCATCAGACGGCATGGCCGACACAACTGCGCGTGTCTGCCGATCGCAAGACCCTGGTGGTCAGTTTCACCGATGGCCGCTCCTACGAGATCGAGGCCGAATTGCTGCGGGTCCGCTCGCCGTCGGCGGAAGTGCAGGGGCATTCCCCGGGACAGCGGGTCACCGTTGGCGGAAAGCGCGAGGTCTGCATCTCCAAGGTGCTGCCGGTCGGCAATTACGCGGTGCGCCTGGCTTTTGACGATGGCCATGATACCGGTATCTTCACCTGGGCCTTCCTGTCCGAGCTTGGCGCGGAAAAGGACCAGCGCTGGGGCGAATATCTGGCGGAACTGGAAGAAAAGAACATGTCACGGACGCAGGAACTGATGTTCTAG
- a CDS encoding DMT family transporter — protein MAISPNLRGALFMSLSMAGFTFNDSIIKLLTSDLSIAQVMFLRGAIASLLIYLLARQQRAMRPFRLLLNRWVAIRILGEVGGTVFFLIGLSHIPLANASAILQALPLAVTMGAALFLAEPVGWRRWGAILAGFAGVLIIVRPGVDGFSPYALLIVGTVIFASARDIATRKIHAAIPSLFLSTVTAIAVALAGLVLIWPMGGWNPVSVPEFGLISLAACLVLVGYQFIIMSMREGEISFVAPFRYTGLIWAVVLGMVLFGEFPDIYMLTGGTIVIGSGLYTLYRERIKSSAKPASRAAARHSP, from the coding sequence ATGGCCATTTCCCCCAACCTGCGTGGCGCCTTGTTCATGTCCCTGTCGATGGCAGGCTTCACGTTCAATGATTCCATCATCAAGCTGCTGACCAGCGATCTGAGCATTGCCCAGGTGATGTTTCTGCGCGGGGCCATTGCATCGCTTCTGATCTATCTGCTGGCCCGGCAGCAGCGCGCGATGCGGCCGTTTCGGCTGCTGCTCAACCGCTGGGTGGCGATCCGGATCCTGGGCGAAGTCGGCGGAACCGTGTTCTTTCTGATCGGGCTCTCCCACATCCCGCTGGCCAATGCCTCGGCGATCCTGCAGGCCCTGCCGCTGGCGGTGACCATGGGCGCGGCCCTGTTTCTGGCCGAGCCGGTGGGCTGGCGGCGCTGGGGCGCCATCCTGGCGGGCTTTGCCGGCGTGCTGATCATCGTCCGGCCCGGCGTCGACGGATTCTCGCCCTATGCCCTGCTGATCGTCGGCACCGTGATCTTCGCCTCCGCCCGCGACATCGCCACCCGCAAGATCCATGCGGCGATCCCGTCGCTGTTCCTGTCGACCGTCACCGCCATAGCCGTGGCTCTTGCCGGGCTTGTGCTGATCTGGCCGATGGGCGGCTGGAATCCGGTGAGCGTCCCGGAATTCGGCCTGATCAGCCTGGCCGCCTGCCTGGTTCTGGTGGGTTATCAGTTCATCATCATGTCTATGCGCGAAGGCGAGATATCGTTTGTGGCGCCGTTCCGCTACACCGGGCTGATCTGGGCGGTGGTGCTGGGCATGGTGTTGTTCGGCGAATTTCCGGATATCTACATGCTCACCGGCGGTACAATCGTCATCGGATCGGGATTGTACACGCTCTATCGCGAGCGCATCAAAAGCAGCGCCAAGCCGGCCAGCCGGGCCGCAGCGCGGCATTCGCCGTAA
- a CDS encoding multidrug effflux MFS transporter, producing the protein MTKAIFLDRATPPHIVTLVVISGLSALNMNLFLPSLPGIAAYYQADYAVVQLAVSGYLAFTALLQLIIGPLSDRYGRRPVMLTGLLIFLLATALAPFAPTVESFLAFRMLQAGVVSGMVLSRAIVRDMVGTDQAASMIGYVTMGMTLAPMIGPVMGGVLEDLFGWQSSFALLFVLGLATLALVIADLGESNLSRSPSMLRQFGAYPELFRSRRFWGYTLTATFASGSFFSFLGGGPFVATAILGMNPTQLGFYFVFIALGYMSGNFLSGRFARQMGINRMMIAGCILATFGMALSLLLFLAGIWHALSFFGPIFFVGLGNGITLPSANAGIVSVRPHLAGSASGLGGAMMIGGGAALSALAGAILSQESGPYPLILVMLVSCIFSIFATLYVLRVERSLATEARTAQAN; encoded by the coding sequence ATGACCAAGGCGATATTCCTCGACCGCGCGACCCCGCCCCACATCGTCACACTGGTGGTGATTTCCGGCCTTTCCGCGCTCAACATGAACCTGTTCCTGCCTTCCCTGCCGGGCATTGCCGCCTATTACCAGGCCGATTACGCCGTGGTGCAGCTGGCCGTGTCGGGCTATCTGGCTTTCACCGCGCTGTTGCAGCTTATCATCGGACCCTTGTCGGATCGTTACGGCCGCCGTCCGGTGATGCTGACGGGCCTGCTGATTTTCCTGCTGGCCACCGCACTGGCGCCGTTTGCCCCGACGGTGGAGAGCTTTCTGGCTTTCCGGATGCTGCAGGCCGGCGTGGTTTCCGGCATGGTGCTGTCGCGCGCCATCGTCCGCGACATGGTCGGCACCGATCAGGCCGCCTCGATGATCGGCTATGTCACCATGGGCATGACCCTGGCGCCGATGATCGGCCCGGTCATGGGCGGCGTCCTGGAGGACCTGTTTGGCTGGCAGTCCTCCTTCGCGCTGCTGTTCGTGCTGGGACTTGCGACGCTGGCTCTGGTCATTGCCGATCTCGGCGAAAGCAATCTCAGCCGCTCGCCCAGCATGCTCAGACAGTTCGGCGCCTATCCCGAACTGTTCCGCTCGCGGCGGTTCTGGGGCTACACGCTGACGGCCACCTTTGCCTCCGGCTCATTTTTCTCGTTTCTCGGCGGCGGCCCCTTCGTGGCCACGGCGATCCTGGGCATGAACCCGACGCAGCTCGGCTTCTACTTCGTCTTCATTGCGCTGGGATATATGAGCGGAAACTTCCTTTCGGGCCGGTTCGCCCGGCAGATGGGCATCAACCGCATGATGATCGCCGGCTGCATCCTGGCCACCTTCGGCATGGCGCTGTCCCTGCTGCTGTTTCTCGCCGGCATCTGGCATGCACTGTCCTTCTTCGGCCCGATCTTCTTTGTCGGGCTCGGCAACGGAATCACCCTGCCCAGCGCCAATGCCGGCATCGTCAGCGTGCGTCCGCATCTGGCCGGCTCTGCGTCAGGTCTCGGCGGCGCCATGATGATCGGCGGCGGTGCCGCGCTGTCGGCGCTGGCCGGCGCCATCCTGTCCCAGGAAAGCGGACCCTATCCGCTGATCCTCGTCATGCTGGTCTCGTGCATCTTCAGTATCTTCGCGACACTCTATGTGCTTCGCGTCGAGCGCAGCCTGGCGACCGAAGCCAGGACGGCACAGGCCAACTGA
- a CDS encoding class I SAM-dependent DNA methyltransferase produces MAKTDDDALAEAYNRALAQEKAGDLDAAALAYADVLALDPDDHGGASVRLASMKRGDVPLRAPEAYVATLFDQHAEVFDKVLVEDLGYHVPMLLRQRLGELGETNFERMLDLGCGTGLTGGALEDMVDDATGLDLAENMVEIAHEKGLYDTLYVADAVDFLEDNDDDPFDLVAATDVLPYLGELEPLFAAVAKNVLTGALFCFSSETLPEEAFQGRPYTVGGFQRFAHTQAYVREALDAAGFDCLEAGDIVVRHEQGLPIAGHLFIARKR; encoded by the coding sequence ATGGCCAAGACCGACGACGACGCACTGGCCGAAGCCTATAACCGCGCTCTGGCGCAGGAAAAAGCCGGCGATCTCGATGCCGCAGCATTGGCCTATGCCGACGTGCTGGCGCTCGACCCCGACGATCATGGCGGCGCGTCGGTGCGGCTTGCCAGCATGAAACGCGGCGATGTGCCCCTGCGCGCGCCGGAAGCCTATGTCGCGACCCTGTTTGACCAGCATGCCGAAGTCTTCGACAAGGTGCTGGTCGAGGATCTGGGCTACCATGTGCCGATGCTGCTCAGGCAACGGCTGGGCGAGCTTGGCGAGACAAATTTTGAGCGCATGCTGGATCTGGGCTGCGGCACGGGCCTCACCGGCGGCGCGCTGGAAGACATGGTCGACGACGCCACGGGGCTTGATCTGGCCGAGAACATGGTCGAGATCGCCCATGAAAAAGGCCTTTACGACACGCTCTACGTCGCCGACGCGGTCGACTTCCTCGAAGACAATGACGACGACCCATTCGATCTCGTCGCCGCCACCGATGTGCTGCCCTATCTGGGCGAACTCGAACCGCTGTTTGCAGCGGTGGCAAAGAATGTCCTGACCGGCGCGCTGTTCTGCTTTTCCAGCGAAACCCTGCCGGAAGAGGCGTTTCAGGGCCGGCCCTACACGGTTGGCGGCTTCCAGCGCTTTGCCCACACGCAAGCTTATGTGCGCGAGGCGCTCGACGCTGCGGGCTTCGACTGCCTCGAGGCCGGCGACATCGTCGTCCGCCATGAGCAGGGCCTGCCGATCGCCGGACATCTGTTCATCGCCCGCAAGCGATAG
- a CDS encoding ABC transporter substrate-binding protein, with amino-acid sequence MPISKRFTLAVSAVALAMTMGVSAQAASHGGMKKVVIGTEGAYPPFNNLESDGSLVGFDIDIAKALCEEMKVECEFVTQDWDGIIPALLAGKFDAIIASMSITEERKEKVDFTNKYYNTPPAIAVPKDSDITEASDAGLAGKMIGAQSSTTHSNYAEEKLPSAELKLYPTPDEYKLDIDSGRIDAVIDDVIVLTEWLKSDAGTCCKLLGTLTPDPVINGEGAGIAIRKGETELRDMFNTAIAAIRENGTYKTINDKYFDVDVYGD; translated from the coding sequence ATGCCTATTTCCAAGCGTTTCACTCTGGCAGTCTCGGCTGTCGCACTTGCCATGACCATGGGCGTCTCCGCCCAGGCCGCCAGCCATGGCGGCATGAAGAAGGTCGTCATCGGCACCGAAGGCGCCTACCCGCCCTTCAACAACCTGGAATCGGACGGCAGCCTCGTCGGCTTCGACATCGACATTGCCAAGGCGCTTTGCGAAGAAATGAAGGTCGAGTGCGAATTCGTCACCCAGGACTGGGACGGCATCATTCCAGCTCTTCTCGCCGGCAAGTTCGACGCCATCATCGCGTCGATGTCGATCACCGAGGAGCGCAAGGAGAAGGTCGACTTCACCAACAAATACTATAACACGCCGCCGGCCATTGCCGTGCCGAAGGACAGCGACATCACCGAAGCCAGTGATGCGGGTCTCGCCGGCAAGATGATCGGCGCGCAGTCGTCGACCACCCACTCCAACTATGCCGAAGAGAAGCTTCCCTCGGCCGAACTGAAGCTCTACCCGACGCCGGACGAGTACAAGCTCGACATCGACTCGGGCCGCATCGACGCGGTCATCGACGATGTCATCGTTCTCACCGAATGGCTCAAGTCGGATGCGGGCACCTGCTGCAAGCTGCTGGGCACGCTGACACCGGATCCGGTGATCAACGGCGAAGGCGCCGGCATTGCCATCCGCAAGGGCGAAACCGAACTGCGCGACATGTTCAACACGGCGATTGCCGCCATCCGCGAAAACGGCACCTACAAGACCATCAACGACAAGTATTTTGACGTTGATGTCTATGGCGACTAA